Part of the Neisseria leonii genome is shown below.
GATACGCAGACCCGCAAAACCGATTTTGCTCAACGTTCTGATGACTACCAGCTTTTCTTCGCAACCGCTGAGGTTTAAAAAACTGTCTTCACTGAATGCCCCGTATGCTTCATCCACAACTACCAGGCCGGGTGCAGCCTCGATAGCGGCCGCAACTTCGGCACGGCTGAAACAGACACCGCTGGGATTATTCGGATAGGCAATAAACAGCAGATCCGGCCGGTGCTCGTCCAGAGCAGTCAGCAAAGCCGGCAGATTCAGTGTGAAATCAGCATGCAGCGGCACCTCGATATAATCCAGACCGAATAATTGAGCATTGTGGCGGTACATTACAAAACTCGGTCCCAATGCCATCACTTTGGCACCGGGCTTCGCAACCAGCATAGTCATCAATTGGATTAATTCGTCAGAGCCGTTTCCCAGCACCACCTGCGCCTGTTCAGGGATTCGGAACACTTCTTTCAACAACGGCTGCAAACCCGACACGGCCGGATTCGGATACAGATTAAGCTGCGCCTGCACCAACTCCCGTACCAATGCTTCCATCAGCGGCGGCTCAAAGCGGTAGGGCAGTTCCATCGCATCTAATTTGATACTGCCGGCGGGCACATCGGCAACCGCATAAGCCTGCATATTTTGAATATCCTGCCGTATGATTTCGCTGATTCTGCCCATCTGAAACTTTCTGACTTTAAAGCGGTACACCGATACAATAACAATAATTCATTACAACAGCCTTATCAATATTGTCATTTAAATCAATAACAAATTGCAGCTGCATTGAACAACCGTCATCATAGCACAAAATATAGCACTAAATGCTATATTTTATCCGGTATACCGAAAAACTATAAAATTTCAGCCGCTCTCAATATTGATTGCAGGAAGAACGCCGCAGGATTCCCCTGCAGACCATTCTCTTTTACAATGGATACATGACACCCCGAAATTGGCAAAACAAGCTGCCCACCCGAGAAAAAATTTTCGCCTCACGTCTGTTCAAACCCTTTGCACCGTGGTTTGAACACGACTATTTTTGGGCATTCGACCGCAACCGCGTGGCACTGGCCGCCGCTATCGGTCTGTATTGCGGTATGATTCCCACACCGTTCCAATTTGCCTGTGCGTTTGCCGCAGCCTATTTGCTGCGTGCCAACCTGCCCGTTGCCCTGTTTGCTACGCTCTACACCAATCCGATTACGCTGGTTCCGCTCTATATCGCCGCCTACAAACTGGGTTTCTGGCTGCTGTACGGCGACCTGCCCCGTTCCGAACTGGTGATGCCCCATTTTGACGACGGCCATTTCTGGCAAAACATCAGCCGTTGGGCGGCAACCTTCGGCAAACCTTGGCTGCTGGGCAGCATCTTGATGGCATCGGTATTCGCCGCAGGCGGCTATATGGCTGTCCAACTGTTGTGGCGCAGGGGTTCAGACAACGGAAAACAGACGTCCGAACCTTCCTAGGCCGTCTGAAAGACGCCCGGCAGCCATTAAACCGATCTCCGCCCGCTTTTCTGCACCCTGCCGCCATTTTCAAAAATTTGCATTTCAGACGGCCACCGGCTGTCTCTTTGCCCTGATAATCGTGTGCTGCTCACTCAATCTCATCATATAATTTCCTCCGCCATCATAACACCATCAAAAAGGGAACTTATGAAACGCAAACTTGTCTCTTTCTTCCAATCCGAACCGGCAGCAGGCATTGTCCTGATGCTGGCCGCCGCTCTCGGTCTCGCAGCCGCCAACTCCGACGCTGCCGGATATTATTTCGGCGCATTGGGCAGCTATGTGGCCGGTTTGAGCGTCCTGCATTGGGTAAACGACGGCCTGATGGCGGTCTTTTTTCTCTATGTCGGTTTGGAAGTCAAGCGCGAACTGCTCAGGGGCGAACTGGATACCAACAGCAAGCGCTTCCTGCCCGCTATTGCCGCATTGGCCGGTTTGGCCGCACCGGCGGGCATTTACCTGCTGTTCAACGGATCCGATGCCGCCGCCGCGCAAGGCTGGGCGATTCCCGCCGCCACCGATATCGCTTTTGCGCTCGGAGTCTTGGCGCTGTTGGGCAGCCGTGTGCCGGTGTCGCTGAAAATCTTCCTGACCGCGCTGGCGATTATGGACGATCTGGCCGCCATCGTGATTATCGCCCTGTTCTATACCGAACAGCTGGCCGTTAATTACCTGCTTCTGGCCGCCGCCGTTCTGGCCGTTTTGTTTGTGCTGAACAAAAAAGGAGTAACCAAAACCCTGCCTTATCTGCTGCTGGGCTTGCTGCTGTGGTTCTTCTTCCTGAAATCCGGTATCCACGCCACGCTGGCAGGTGTTCTGCTGGCATTTACCGTACCGCTGCGCATCAATGAGGACACCATTAACGAACCGCCGCTTTTAGTGTGGGAACACGCGCTGACTTATTGGGTTTCGTTCCTGATTGTGCCAGTTTTCGGCTTCGCCAATGCCGGTGTTTCCTTTGCCGATTTCAGCACTGAAACCCTCTTCTCGCCCGTGGTACTCGGCATTGCGCTGGGACTGTTCGCCGGCAAACAGTTCGGCATTTTCGGTATCGTCTGGCTTCTGACCAAACTGCGTCTGGCCAAGCTGCCCGAAGGTGCCACTTGGCTGCAATTATACGGCGTGGCACTGCTGTGCGGCATCGGTTTTACCATGAGCCTGTTTATCAGCCTGCTGGCTTTCAATTCTCCCGCCCTGCAAGATTTCAGCAAAGTCGGCGTATTTATGGGGTCGCTGCTGTCGGGCATCTTGGGTTACACCGTGCTGCGTCTGGCACCTGCCAAACAACGGTAACATAAGCTGCCGATAATCAAGGCCGTCTGAAACAATATTTTTCAGACGGCCTTGATTTTCTCCTGACCCAACCCTATAACCCTTTCCGCCTCATTTTAGGAAACCGCATGAGCCATACCGTACACCTTCAATTTGACGACATCGACAACACCGTCCTGCAACGCCTGTGCGGCGCACTGGATACCAACCTGGCCGCACTGGCCGACACGCTGGGCATTAAAATCAGCCGCCGTTTCAGCCGCTTCACATTCTTAGGCGCTCAGGCCGAAGCAGGCCGCCGCGCCCTGCTCGCCTTGGCCGACACCGCCGAAACACGCGATTTGGAAGACGGCGATATCCGTCTGGCCGCCGTCGAAGCCAAAACTGCCGAACCGGCCGAACCCACTCCGCCTCAGCAATACTACCTGCAAACCAAACGCGGCAGCATCGGCGGGCGCACCCCGCGCCAAAACGGCTATATCCGCGCGCTGCTCAACCACGACATCGTTTTCGGACTGGGGCCGGCCGGTACGGGAAAAACCTATCTGGCCGTCGCTGCTGCCGTCGATGCGGTGGAAAAACATCAGGTCGAACGGATTGTACTCGTGCGCCCCGCCGTGGAAGCAGGCGAAAAACTGGGTTTCCTTCCGGGCGACCTGGCACAGAAAGTCGATCCCTACCTGCGCCCGCTGTATGATGCGCTGTATGATTTGATGGGTTTCGACCGCGTAACCAAGCTGCTGGAAAAAGGCCTAATCGAAATCGCCCCGCTGGCCTATATGCGCGGCCGCACCCTCAACGGTGCCTATGTGATTCTGGACGAAGCGCAAAACACCACGCCCGAGCAGATGAAAATGTTCCTGACCCGTATCGGCTTCGGTGCCAAAGCAGTGATCACCGGCGACAGCAGCCAAATCGACCTGCCGCGCCACATCAAATCGGGACTGAAAGACGCGCAGGAAAAACTGCGCCATGTCGAAGGCATCTACTTCCACACCTTTACCAGCGAAGACGTGGTGCGCCACCCCTTAGTACAGCGTATTGTCGAAGCCTATGATGCGGCCGAAGCAGAAAACAATCCGAACCACCCCGGTGCCTGAGTCAGGCGGCCGCCTGTTTTTCAGACGGCCTGCCGCCACCGATTCTGCACCACCGGATATCCCCCCCGCTCCGTCTATGCCCCCCCCCGATACCATGTCCAAAATCCTCTATTTTTTCGATCCGCTGTGCGGCTGGTGCTATGCCGTCGGCAAAAACCTTGCCCGACTGGCCGAAACCGCCGAAGTGGATCCGATACCGACCGGTTTATTTGCCCATTCCGGCAAAAAAATGGATGAACGTTTTTCCCGATACGCATGGTCAAACGACCGGCGTATCGCCGATTTGACCGGACAGACATTCAGCGAGCACTACCGCCGGAATATACTGGGACAAAACGGCAACTTCGATTCGTTCAATCTGACCGCCGCACTGACCGCCGTACGGCAAACCGCACCGGAACGCGAACTGGAACTGCTCTCTGTATTTCAGACGGCCCGCTATATCGACGGTCTGGATACTGCCGTTACCGAAATACTTGCCTCAATCCTGAACCGAAACGGCCTGCCCCGTGCGGCGGATCTGCTGAACGACCCCGCACTCAGGGAGCAGACCGAGCAGAGGATTCGGTCAGGCAGGGCATTGGCCGGGCAGCTGGGCATATCGGGCGTACCGGGTTTCGCACAGCAGACTGGCCGGACTTACCGCCTGCTGACTCCCGCAGACCTGTTCGACACTCAAACCGGCACAAAGGCCGTCTGAAAGCACACCCGGGCTTTTCAGACGGCCTGTTCTGCCGCAAACGGCCAAACTATACGGCCTGAACCGGCACTTTGGCATAACGGGTGCGGCAGAGCTTCAACAGACCGTCGAAACCGCTCACAGCCAAAGCCGCAATAATCAGCGCGTAAGCCGGCCAAGATTCCGCCGCCACCGGCGTATCCAGCAGCAGCCACGCCCCCAGAAACAGCAGGACGGGTTCCAAATAACTCAAAATACCGAACAGCGGTACCGGCAGCAGGCGGCTGGCATTCAGATTCAGCTGCATCGATGCCGCACTCAATATCCCCAAAAGCGGAATCAGCAGAAGATATTTCCACGACCAGGCCGCATCACCCATACCGCTGCCGTTCAGCCACAAATACAGTGCGGCAAACGGCGCAATCACCGTCAAATCAATCAGCAGCCCGAACAAAGCCGGTACACGCATCTGGCGGCGCAGCAGATAATAAGGCGGATAGCCCAGACACACCGCCCAAGTCGTCCATGCCAGTGCCTGCGTCTGCCAGATTTCATAGAGTACGCCCGCAGCGGCCAATGCCAATGCTACTTTCTGCCACCTGTTCGGCCGCTCGCCGAGAAAGAGGCGTGCAAACACCACCATCATCAAAGGAAACAGGAAATAACCGGTCGCGGCATTGACCCCGTGCCCGTTCACCGGCGCCCACATAAACAGCCACAGCTGGGCCGCCACCAACGGTGTCGCCGCCAGAATGCCCGCCCAACGCCGCCAATTGCGGCCGGTTTCACGCAAAAATGCTTTCAGCTGCGGCCAAGCCCCCGTGGCGAATACCAACAGCCACAAACCGCCCAGCATCACCACCATACGCCAGGCAAAAACATCCGTGCCGCTTAAAGGTTTGAGCCAGGCACTGTACAGATAAATCACGCCGAACAGTATATTGGACAGTACGGCCGCAGCCACACCTTGACCGGTAGGATTCATAAAAATCTCCGCTTGGGTTGGAAGCGGCCATTTTAAAGAATTTTTATGATAAAATTTTTCACAAATAATCAAAATACAAAATCATTTATCCTTTTAATCCTGTTTTCAAATGTTTTTTTCCACAAATGACAACCCACGAATTAGACAAGCTCGACAAAGCCATTCTCAATATCCTCCAAGAAAACGCCGCCCTGCCGCTGGCGGAAATTGCCGAGCGGGTACACTCTTCGCCTGCCACCTGCCAGCGGCGTATCCGCCAGCTGCAAGACAGCGGCGTGATTCTGAAACAGGTGGCATTAGTCAGCCCGACGGCCGTCGGCCGCAGCCTGAGCGTCTTTATCGCTGTCGAAATGGCCAGCCAAAACCACCAAATGCTCGACCGCTTCGTCCACAGCCTGACGACCGAACCCGATGTCGTCTGCTGCTACGAAATTTCAGGCGACCACGACTACATGCTGCTGGTACACGCGCGCGATATGGCCGATTACCACCGCCTGACCCGCCGCATCTTTACCGCCGACAACAACGTCCGCGCCTTCAAAAGCCAATTTATCATGGATTTCAACAAAGTAGAGACTAAAATTACCCTGTAAGGCCGTCTGA
Proteins encoded:
- the hisC gene encoding histidinol-phosphate transaminase; its protein translation is MGRISEIIRQDIQNMQAYAVADVPAGSIKLDAMELPYRFEPPLMEALVRELVQAQLNLYPNPAVSGLQPLLKEVFRIPEQAQVVLGNGSDELIQLMTMLVAKPGAKVMALGPSFVMYRHNAQLFGLDYIEVPLHADFTLNLPALLTALDEHRPDLLFIAYPNNPSGVCFSRAEVAAAIEAAPGLVVVDEAYGAFSEDSFLNLSGCEEKLVVIRTLSKIGFAGLRIGYVAGHPAVMGELAKIVPPYNMNQLSLVAAKFALRHYDWVAEKVALLKAERGRLFDGLSALPGVTVFASQTNFLTIRVPDAVSVFEALREAGIWVKKLHGSHPLLAQCLRITVGTPEQNTVVLANLGRILAG
- a CDS encoding DUF2062 domain-containing protein, producing MTPRNWQNKLPTREKIFASRLFKPFAPWFEHDYFWAFDRNRVALAAAIGLYCGMIPTPFQFACAFAAAYLLRANLPVALFATLYTNPITLVPLYIAAYKLGFWLLYGDLPRSELVMPHFDDGHFWQNISRWAATFGKPWLLGSILMASVFAAGGYMAVQLLWRRGSDNGKQTSEPS
- the nhaA gene encoding Na+/H+ antiporter NhaA, whose translation is MKRKLVSFFQSEPAAGIVLMLAAALGLAAANSDAAGYYFGALGSYVAGLSVLHWVNDGLMAVFFLYVGLEVKRELLRGELDTNSKRFLPAIAALAGLAAPAGIYLLFNGSDAAAAQGWAIPAATDIAFALGVLALLGSRVPVSLKIFLTALAIMDDLAAIVIIALFYTEQLAVNYLLLAAAVLAVLFVLNKKGVTKTLPYLLLGLLLWFFFLKSGIHATLAGVLLAFTVPLRINEDTINEPPLLVWEHALTYWVSFLIVPVFGFANAGVSFADFSTETLFSPVVLGIALGLFAGKQFGIFGIVWLLTKLRLAKLPEGATWLQLYGVALLCGIGFTMSLFISLLAFNSPALQDFSKVGVFMGSLLSGILGYTVLRLAPAKQR
- a CDS encoding PhoH family protein, with protein sequence MSHTVHLQFDDIDNTVLQRLCGALDTNLAALADTLGIKISRRFSRFTFLGAQAEAGRRALLALADTAETRDLEDGDIRLAAVEAKTAEPAEPTPPQQYYLQTKRGSIGGRTPRQNGYIRALLNHDIVFGLGPAGTGKTYLAVAAAVDAVEKHQVERIVLVRPAVEAGEKLGFLPGDLAQKVDPYLRPLYDALYDLMGFDRVTKLLEKGLIEIAPLAYMRGRTLNGAYVILDEAQNTTPEQMKMFLTRIGFGAKAVITGDSSQIDLPRHIKSGLKDAQEKLRHVEGIYFHTFTSEDVVRHPLVQRIVEAYDAAEAENNPNHPGA
- a CDS encoding DsbA family protein — its product is MPPPDTMSKILYFFDPLCGWCYAVGKNLARLAETAEVDPIPTGLFAHSGKKMDERFSRYAWSNDRRIADLTGQTFSEHYRRNILGQNGNFDSFNLTAALTAVRQTAPERELELLSVFQTARYIDGLDTAVTEILASILNRNGLPRAADLLNDPALREQTEQRIRSGRALAGQLGISGVPGFAQQTGRTYRLLTPADLFDTQTGTKAV
- the rarD gene encoding EamA family transporter RarD, giving the protein MNPTGQGVAAAVLSNILFGVIYLYSAWLKPLSGTDVFAWRMVVMLGGLWLLVFATGAWPQLKAFLRETGRNWRRWAGILAATPLVAAQLWLFMWAPVNGHGVNAATGYFLFPLMMVVFARLFLGERPNRWQKVALALAAAGVLYEIWQTQALAWTTWAVCLGYPPYYLLRRQMRVPALFGLLIDLTVIAPFAALYLWLNGSGMGDAAWSWKYLLLIPLLGILSAASMQLNLNASRLLPVPLFGILSYLEPVLLFLGAWLLLDTPVAAESWPAYALIIAALAVSGFDGLLKLCRTRYAKVPVQAV
- a CDS encoding Lrp/AsnC family transcriptional regulator, with product MTTHELDKLDKAILNILQENAALPLAEIAERVHSSPATCQRRIRQLQDSGVILKQVALVSPTAVGRSLSVFIAVEMASQNHQMLDRFVHSLTTEPDVVCCYEISGDHDYMLLVHARDMADYHRLTRRIFTADNNVRAFKSQFIMDFNKVETKITL